The Ciconia boyciana chromosome 2, ASM3463844v1, whole genome shotgun sequence genome has a segment encoding these proteins:
- the EXOSC4 gene encoding exosome complex component RRP41 produces MAAPELLSDEGYRADGRRPAELRKVRARMGVFAQADGSAYIEQGNTKALAVVYGPHEMRGSRSKALPDRALVNCQYSMATFSTGERRRRPHGDRQAGELALQLKQTFEAAILTRLYPRSQIDIYVQVLQADGGNYCACVNAATLAVMDAGIPMRDYVCASSAGLAEDTPLADLSSPEEAAGGPRLVLALLPASGQIALLQLSARLHQERLEAALEAAGEACRALHAVLDRVVRERLREAAALLGD; encoded by the exons ATGGCGGCGCCGGAGCTGCTGTCGGACGAGGGGTACCGGGCGGACGGGCGCCGTCCCGCCGAGCTCCGCAAGGTCCGCGCCCGCATGGGCGTCTTCGCGCAGGCCGACGGCTCGGCCTACATCGAGCAGGGCAACACCAAGGCGCTGGCCGTGGTCTACGGCCCCCACGAG ATGCGGGGCTCCCGCAGCAAGGCGCTGCCGGACCGGGCGCTGGTGAACTGCCAGTACAGCATGGCCACCTTCAGCAccggcgagcggcggcggcggccgcacGGCGACCGGCAGGCGGGCGAGCTGGCgctgcagctgaagcagacGTTCGAGGCCGCCATCCTCACCCGCCTCTACCCCCGCTCCCAGATCGACATCTACGTCCAG GTGCTGCAAGCCGACGGCGGCAACTACTGCGCCTGCGTCAACGCGGCCACGCTGGCGGTGATGGACGCCGGCATCCCCATGCGGGACTACGTCTGCGCCAGCTCGGCCGGCCTGGCCGAGGACACGCCGCTGGCCGACCTCAGCTCCCCCGAGGAGGCGGCCGGTGGGCCGCGGCTGGTGCTGGCGCTGCTGCCGGCGTCGGGGCAGATcgccctcctgcagctcagcgCCCGCCTGCACCAGGAGCGGCTGGAGGCGGCGCTGGAGGCGGCCGGGGAGGCGTGCCGCGCCCTGCACGCCGTGCTGGACCGCGTGGTGCGGGAGCGGCTGCGGGAGGCCGCCGCGCTGCTGGGGGACTGA
- the OPLAH gene encoding 5-oxoprolinase, producing the protein MAAASGPSGFQFAIDRGGTFTDVFARCPGGRVRVLKLLSEDPGYGDAPTEGIRRVLQEESGVAVPRDQPLDASGIEWIRMGTTVATNALLERRGERLALLVTRGFRDLLHIGSQARPHIFDLEVAVPEVLYEEVIEVDERLIPHQPGCRLPGTETLPRLEGSTGASLLVQRPLELSALRRELEGVLARGIRSLAVLLLHSYAWPGHEEQVGALARELGFRHVSLSSAVAAMVRAVPRGYTACADAYLTPCIHRYLESFRAGFAHQLREVPVLFMRSDGGLTPMQDFSGARAILSGPAGGVVGYAVTTYRREDGQPVIGFDMGGTSTDVSRYAGEYEHVFEASTAGVSIQAPQLDINTVAAGGGSRLFFRSGLFVVGPESAGAHPGPACYRKGGPLTVTDANLCLGRLLPEYFPRIFGPGEDQPLCREVAARAFRELAARINAFLADTTTGTHRPLSVEEVAMGFVRVANEAMCRPIRALTQARGHDAARHVLACFGGAGGQHACAIARALGMGRVFIHKYSGILSAYGLALADVVHEAQAPCALRYEPAAFPRLDGRIAALERECRDALRAQGFAGERIRTEAFLHLRYEGTDCALMCSAKGHPPTPRSCRAGDFLAAFTSRYLVEFGFTIPDRAVVVDDVRVRGTGSSGISCETPLAPSGKPARVETVTRCYFEEGYLETPVFLLEELACDHAVPGPAILIDRNSTIVVEPGCTASLTRFGDVRIAVGSGSPRPVGPQLDAVQLSIFSHRFMSIAEQMGRILQRTAISTNIKERLGFSCAPLRPDGGLVSNAPHIPVHLGAMQETVQFQIRSLGEDLREGDVILSNHPCAGGSHLPDLTVPTPLSVFWPGVPKPVFFVASRGHHADIGGITPGSMPPHSKALREEGAVFVSFKLVKDGVFQEEAVTEALMAPGRVPGCSGSRNLRDNLSDLRAQVAANQKGIQLVAELIRLHGLPAVQAYMAHIQANAEVAVREMLKGFAARWGAAVEAEDRMDDGSPIRLRVQVDPREGSAVFDFSGSGPEVYGNCNAPRAITLSALIYCLRCMVGQDIPLNQGCLAPVRVVIPRGSILDPSPEAAVVGGNVLTSQRVVDVIFRAFGVCAASQGCMNNVTFGNARVGYYETVAGGAGAGPRWHGRSGVHTHMTNTRITDPEILEQRYPVVLRRFELRRGSGGAGRYRGGDGVIRELLFREDAVLSVLSERRAVRPYGLRGGSPGAPGLNLLLRRDGRTINLGAKTSVPVEPGDVFHLQTPGGGGFGSPGDGGDPEEAAEPPASRSFAERGSLFEYRRAQEAV; encoded by the exons ATGGCGGCGGCGTCCGGTCCCAGCGGGTTCCAGTTCGCCATCGACCGCGGCGGGACCTTCACCGACGTCTTCGCCCGCTGCCCCGGCGGCCGCGTCCGCGTCCTCAAGCTGCTCTCCGAGGACCCGGGCTACGGAGACGCCCCCACCGAGGGCATCCGCCGCGTCCTGCAGGAG GAGAGCGGGGTGGCGGTGCCGCGGGATCAGCCCCTGGACGCGTCCGGCATCGAGTGGATCCGCATGGGCACCACGGTGGCCACCAACGCGCTGCTGGAGCGCCGGGGCGAGCGCCTGGCCTTGCTGGTCACCCGCGGCTTCCGCGACCTCCTCCACATCGGCAGCCAGGCCCGGCCCCACATCTTCGACCTG GAGGTGGCGGTGCCGGAGGTGCTGTACGAGGAGGTGATCGAGGTGGACGAGCGGCTCATCCCGCACCAGCCCGGCTGCCGCCTCCCGGGCACGGAGACCCTCCCGCGGCTCGAAG GCTCCACGGGCGCGTCCCTGCTGGTGCAGCGGCCGCTGGAGCTGTCGGCGCTGCGGCGGGAGCTGGAGGGGGTGCTGGCCCGCGGCATCCGCAGCCTGGCCGTGCTGCTGCTCCACTCCTACGC CTGGCCCGGCCACGAGGAGCAGGTCGGGGCGCTGGCGAGGGAGCTGGGCTTCCGGCACGTGTCCCTGTCCTCTGCGGTGGCGGCCATGGTGCGGGCGGTGCCGCGCGGCTACACGGCCTGCGCCGACGCCTACCTCACCCCCTGCATCCACCGCTACCTGGAGAGCTTCCGCGCCGGCTTCGCCCACCAGCTGCGG gAGGTGCCGGTGCTGTTCATGCGCTCGGACGGGGGGCTCACCCCCATGCAGGACTTCAGCGGCGCCCGCGCCATCCTCTcgggcccggccggcggcgTGGTGGGCTACGCCGTGACCACCTACCGCCGCGAGGACGGGCAGCCCGTCATCGGCTTCGACATGGgag GCACCTCGACGGACGTCAGCCGCTACGCCGGCGAGTACGAGCACGTCTTCGAGGCCAGCACCGCCGGCGTCAGCATCCAGGCGCCGCAGCTCGACATCAACACCgtggcggccggcggcggctcccggctCTTCTTCAG GTCCGGGCTCTTCGTGGTCGGCCCCGAGTCGGCGGGCGCCCACCCCGGCCCAGCCTGCTACCGCAAGG GGGGTCCGCTGACCGTCACCGACGCCAACCTCTGCCTGGGCCGCCTGCTCCCCGAGTACTTCCCCCGCATCTTCGGGCCGGGCGAGGACCAGCCGCTGTGCCGGGAGGTGGCGGCGCGGGCGTTCCGGGAGCTGGCCGCCCGCATCAACGCCTTCCTGGCCGACACCACCACCGGCACCCACCGCCCGCTCTCGGTGGAGGAGGTGGCCATGGGCTTCGTGCGGGTGGCCAACGAGGCCATGTGCCGGCCCATCCGCGCCCTGACGCAG gcgcGGGGCCACGACGCCGCCCGCCACGTTTTGGCGTGCTtcgggggcgcggggggccaGCACGCCTGCGCCATCGCCCGCGCCCTGGGCATGGGCAGGGTCTTCATCCACAA GTACAGCGGGATCCTGTCGGCGTACGGGCTGGCGCTGGCGGACGTGGTGCACGAGGCCCAGGCCCCCTGCGCCCTCCGCTACGAGCCGGCCGCCTTCCCCCGGCTGGACGGGCGCATCGCCGCGCTGGAGCGGGAGTGCCGGGACGCGCTGCGGGCGCAGGGCTTCGCCGG GGAGCGGATCCGCACCGAGGCGTTCCTGCACCTGCGCTACGAGGGCACCGACTGCGCCCTGATGTGCTCGGCCAAGGGCCACCCGCCCACCCCGCGCTCCTGCCGCGCCGGAGACTTCCTCGCCGCCTTCACCAGCCG GTACCTGGTGGAGTTCGGCTTCACCATCCCCGACCGCGCCGTGGTGGTGGACGACGTGCGGGTGCGCGGCACGGGCAGCAGCGGCATCAGCTGCGAGACCCCCCTGGCCCCCAGCGGGAAGCCGGCCCGGGTGGAGACG GTGACGCGGTGCTACTTCGAGGAGGGGTACCTGGAGACGCCGGTGTtcctgctggaggagctggccTGCGACCACGCCGTCCCCGGCCCCGCCATCCTCATCGACAGGAACAG caccatCGTGGTGGAGCCGGGCTGCACCGCCAGCCTCACCCGCTTCGGCGACGTCCGCATCGCCGTCGGCTCGGGGTCCCCGCGCCCCGTCGGCCCCCAGCTCGACGCCGTCCAGCTCTCCATCTTCTCCCACCGCTTCATGAGCATCGCag AGCAGATGGGCCGGATCCTGCAGCGGACGGCCATCTCCACCAACATCAAGGAGCGGCTGGGCTTCTCCTGCGCGCCCCTCCGGCCGGACGGGGGGCTGGTGTCCAACGCCCCCCACATCCCCGTCCACCTGGGCGCCATGCAGGAGACCGTCCAGTTCCAG ATCCGCAGCCTCGGTGAGGACCTGCGGGAGGGGGACGTCATCCTGAGCAACCACCCCTGCGCCGGCGGCAGCCACCTGCCCGACCTCACCGTCCCCACCCCCCtgagc GTCTTCTGGCCCGGCGTCCCCAAGCCCGTCTTCTTTGTGGCCAGCCGCGGGCACCACGCCGACATCGGGGGCATCACCCCCGGCTCCATGCCCCCCCACTCCAAGGCGCTGCGGGAGGAGGGGGCCGTCTTCGTCTCCTTCAAGCTGGTGAAGGACGGCGTCTTCCAGGAGGAGG CGGTGACGGAAGCCCTGATGGCGCCGGGCCGCGTCCCGGGCTGCAGCGGGAGCCGGAACCTGCGGGACAACCTGTCGGACCTGCGGGCCCAGGTGGCCGCCAACCAGAAGGGGATCCAGCTGGTGGCCGAGCTCATCCGCCTCCACGGGCTGCCCGCCGTCCAGGCGTACATGGCCCACATCCAG GCCAACGCCGAGGTGGCCGTGCGGGAGATGCTGAAGGGTTTCGCCGCGCGCTGGGGCGCGGCGGTGGAAGCCGAGGACCGCATGGACGACGGCTCGCCCATCCGGCTGCGGGTGCAGGTGGACCCCCGGGAG GGCAGCGCCGTCTTCGACTTCTCGGGCTCGGGGCCGGAGGTGTACGGCAACTGCAACGCCCCCCGCGCCATCACGCTCTCCGCCCTCATCTACTGCCTGCGCTGCATGGTGGGACAGGACATCCCCCTCAACCAG ggctgcctggcCCCCGTGCGGGTGGTCATCCCCAGGGGCTCCATCCTGGACCCCTCGCCCGAGGCCGCCGTGGTGGGGGGCAACGTCCTGACCTCCCAGCGCGTGGTGGACGTCATCTTCAGGGCCTTCGGCGTCTGCGCCGCCTCCCAG ggCTGCATGAACAACGTCACCTTCGGGAACGCGCGGGTGGGCTACTACGAGACGGtggcggggggcgcgggggccggccCGCGCTGGCACGGCCGCAGCGGGGTGCACACCCACATGACCAACACCCGCATCACCGACCCCGAGATCCTGGAGCAGCG gtacCCCGTGGTCCTGCGGCGCTTCGAGCTGcggcggggctcggggggcgcggggcgctACCGGGGGGGCGACGGCGTGATCCGGGAGCTGCTCTTCCGCGAGGACGCGGTGCTGTCGGTGCTGAGCGAGCGCCGCGCCGTCCGCCCCTACGGCCTGCGAG ggggcagccccggcgccCCGGGGCTCAACCTGCTGCTGCGCCGTGACGGCCGAACCATCAACCTGGGCGCCAAGACGTCGGTGCCGGTGGAGCCGGGG GACGTCTTCCACCTGCAGacccccggcggcggcggcttcGGCTcccccggggacgggggggacccCGAGGAGGCCGCGGAGCCGCCGGCGTCCCGGAGCTTCGCCGAGCGCGGGAGCCTCTTCGAGTACCGGCGGGCGCAGGAGGCCGTCTGA
- the LOC140648683 gene encoding LOW QUALITY PROTEIN: sphingomyelin phosphodiesterase 5-like (The sequence of the model RefSeq protein was modified relative to this genomic sequence to represent the inferred CDS: substituted 1 base at 1 genomic stop codon), whose protein sequence is MLLRESPFPSRALAALDRLAEGLLAPSFWAANRLLDLRQTTAERQRQRQSRCGRCRGCTGQVLAGLACIALLLLSLPLATLGLLLWLPVQAVRRPFAYQYTAGTLPAEPWDLRQRRTFTFVSANLCLLPSGLAKFSNLGQTPQRAAYVARHLAPAPPDPPGARAGLVGPRDGEADGYGGTLRTPQQPPGSVVVEMPAAEAAEPAPAVLSERFPADADFVCLQEVFDAGAAACLRQRLGSTFPHVLSEVGARGLRGGRPKLLDSGLLLASRYPVLAACYHGFPNGTREDALAAKGLLAVQVLLGSAQGRRVVGYVGCTHLQAPAADAAIREAQLTLGLHWLQLFREAQEERGDAVAFDVLCGDLNFDNCSRGDALNQRHRLFXVYRDPCRCGPGQDEPWAIGTLLNSLKIYEEPVSTPEKLKRTLSQPAGRHQYLAGPILCSGQPDPAAPGPWQGRRVDYILYRQHHGAVPLRTEVAGVSFITQLATRSDHLPVALRLDVAPAPP, encoded by the exons aTGCTGCTGCGAGagtcccccttccccagccggGCGCTGGCAGCCCTGGACCGCCTGGCCGAGGGGCTGCTGGCCCCCAGCTTCTGGGCCGCCAACCGCCTCCTCGACCTGCGGCAGACGACGGcggagcggcagcggcagcggcagaGCCGGTGCGGGCGGTGCCGCGGCTGCACCGGGCAGGTGCTGGCCGGGCTGGCCTGCAtcgcgctgctgctgctctcgcTGCCGCTGGCCACGCTGGGGCTGCTCTTGTGGCTGCCGGTGCAGGCCGTGCGGCGGCCCTTCGCCTACCAGTACACGGCCGGCACGCTGCCGGCGGAGCCGTGGGACCTGCGGCAGCGCCGGACTTTCACCTTCGTCAGCGCCaacctctgcctgctgcccagcgGCCTGGCCAAGTTCAGCAACCTGGGGCAGACGCCGCAGCGTGCCGCCTACGTCGCCCGCCACCTCGCCCCGGCGCCGCCGGACCCCCCCGGCGCCCGGGCCGGCCTGGTCGGGCCTCGAGATGGCGAGGCCGACGGCTACGGCGGGACCCTCCGCACCCCGCAGCAGCCCCCCGGCAGCGTGGTGGTGGAGATGCCCGCGGCGGAGGCGGCCGAGCCCGCGCCGGCGGTGTTGTCCGAGCGTTTCCCGGCGGACGCCGACTTCGTCTGCCTGCAGGAGGTCTTCGACGCCGGCGCCGCCGCCTGCCTGCGCCAGCGGCTGGGCAGCACCTTCCCGCACGTCCTCTCCGAGGTGGgtgcccgggggctgcggggcggccggcCGAAGCTGCTGGACAGCGGGCTCCTCCTGGCCAGCCGCTACCCGGTGCTCGCGGCGTGCTACCACGGCTTCCCCAACGGCACCCGCGAGGACGCCCTGGCCGCCAAGGGGCTGCTGGCCGTCCAG gtgctgctgggCTCGGCGCAGGGGCGGAGGGTCGTGGGCTACGTCGGCTGCACCCACCTCCAGGCGCCCGCAG CCGATGCCGCCATCCGGGAGGCGCAGCTGACGCTGGGGCTGCACTGGCTGCAGCTCTTCCGGGAGGCGCAGGAGGAGCGCGGGGACGCGGTGGCCTTCGACGTCCTCTGCGGGGACCTCAACTTCGACAACTGCTCCCGAG gTGACGCGCTCAACCAGAGGCACCGGCTCTTCTAGGTGTACCGGGACCCGTGCCGCTGCGGGCCCGGGCAGGACGAGCCCTGGGCCATAG GCACCCTGCTCAACTCCCTGAAGATCTACGAGGAGCCCGTGTCCACCCCGGAGAAGCTGAAGAG GACCCTCTCGCAGCCGGCGGGGCGGCACCAGTACCTGGCGGGCCCGATCCTCTGCAGCGGGCAGCCCGAcccggcggcccccggcccctggCAGGGCCGGCGCGTGGATTACATCCTGTACCGCCAGCACCACGGGGCCGTGCCGCTGCGGACG GAGGTGGCGGGGGTCTCCTTCATCACCCAGCTGGCCACCCGCTCCGACCACTTGCCCGTGGCCCTGCGGCTCGACGtggcccccgcgcccccctgA